ttttttaaataattattttaatttataacttcattaaataatttaaattttcatttttttccaggtttggggttgacaattcccttgcgacagatgtaaccgagacgattaaaggttacttctccatggcgcatccaaactggaaattgacgccgatctacatccgaaagacgtggttcaagatttacgctgtaagtaattctattaattaattatttttttattaactaattattaatttttttttgcagcaaaagtatcattggtccatcggggtcagtgagagagtgaggaaggcgttttacgaaaaggcgcaagttcgcttgtcggacacggtttgcaactggaagggtgcctggatcgtcaaggggtacacccgtggcaaacccgctgagcttaccacggatgtttgggacggcctcatccgttactggaaggatcctaactccattaggatcgcaaacatttgtgctgccgcccgtaacacggtagacgagcacggtaacggcccgatgctacactctacgggccaaaaaccacatgccggtgtccgtttgaaaatggtacgtaattaaatatttaattattatttttaatataattaaatatatttctaacaattttcttaaatgtttttaggccaaagagttgggacgtctcccgactcttccggaactttacgagcggacccacaaaaacaaggcgggccagtttttagatggcaagtccgagcaaatctacaacaacgtaattgctcgggttgaagagcgccagactcagctgacccagcagtccggcgacggattaccagttaccttatccacaactgaagtggataagatttacgaggaggtaaattttttaacattatatctttttaattattaattgattaaatttcccttttaaatttaactaacaaatataatttttttgtttttaaggttgtccctaagaaaaagggacgtacgttggggatcggttccgtcaatgatgtcccgagagcgacatcatcttatgctcagagacagaccgaagaagtcactcagttgcgttccgagctgggcgcgaccaaaagccgtgtgagtggactcgaagccttcatcgacgttatagcgtccacaaatccggaatgggaagctttgttgaggaacatgaaacaacaaaatcccattccaggcgagtcatcgggcacacataacgaggaggatgttacgaggaggagcgaggaattctacgaggcgatgaacgagccttagtttttttagttttttttcggtttatgtattataaaatccaaaacttaattatatataaaatattttgttgcttgtgaattttatttaaaatttatttataaatccaatatttaaatatttttattttgttaaattaataattattatatttatcaaataatattttattaattcgaaaaatggaagtctacgagttatttacgacgAAAATGTTTCCGAGAAATTTACGAAGAAAtgctttcgaggtttttacgaggaaagtctTTCGAGGTCTTTACAAGGAATggctttcgaggtttttacgaggaaaacctttcaacgattctacatcgattttacgaggaaatcctttcaaggatattacatcgaatttacgaggatatgatttcaaggatcttacgtgtaagtaacgacgcgtGGTTCACGTGGTTTGTACGAGGAAACTAGGCGAGTGATTTACAAGGAAAGGgggcgaggaacttacgacgaaatattaacttcgtctttacgaggaaatcgAAACCTCGCTATtctacgaggaaatggcgacgaatcCTTTTTTACGACGGACGAAAAACGACGAAAggcttttcctcgttaattcctcgtaaacctccttttacgaggaattaacgaggaaaatggccctcgttaattatttgttttcttgtagtgtatgtACGAAGAATAATGTACTAACAATCTAGCATACTATTAGATACTAACAACATGTGAAAGCAAGCGTAGGAATTCGGAAGTATCACTCTATTTTTATGAAAAGGGACCGTAGCTACTCGCCCAGTGCTCAAGAGGGGGCCTACAATATACTTGTGGATGGATAATATGTGAATGTGGTTTGGGTACAcccaaattatttattttttattttcataagagAACAaggaaattaagaaaataaatattgacGAATAACGAAAATAGCTAcgaaaatatatacaacttgTCATAAAGACAACAACATTAGAGCTCTAGATCGGAACCGGCGGTCGGACGGCGTGTGAGCGTCCGTGCCGTCGCCGGTTCCTTTTTCTTTCTGTCAAGGTTTTCCGTTTTGCCGCTTCTCCGCCTTTTCTAACGGGTAGTTTTGTTTGAGCTCTGGATTGGT
This genomic stretch from Raphanus sativus cultivar WK10039 chromosome 3, ASM80110v3, whole genome shotgun sequence harbors:
- the LOC108824477 gene encoding probable transposase-like protein At4g04430 — protein: MAQPQPMAQPMAQPMAQPMAQPMAPPVPPPMAPPEIPAAVHPDLMVPPTVPFSQYTVEDILGMPGRAGLPIIDPDRPDGTLWFGVDNSLATDVTETIKGYFSMAHPNWKLTPIYIRKTWFKIYAQKYHWSIGVSERVRKAFYEKAQVRLSDTVCNWKGAWIVKGYTRGKPAELTTDVWDGLIRYWKDPNSIRIANICAAARNTVDEHGNGPMLHSTGQKPHAGVRLKMAKELGRLPTLPELYERTHKNKAGQFLDGKSEQIYNNVIARVEERQTQLTQQSGDGLPVTLSTTEVDKIYEEVVPKKKGRTLGIGSVNDVPRATSSYAQRQTEEVTQLRSELGATKSRVSGLEAFIDVIASTNPEWEALLRNMKQQNPIPGESSGTHNEEDVTRRSEEFYEAMNEP